From the genome of Fusobacterium varium, one region includes:
- the ybbH_1 gene encoding Uncharacterized HTH-type transcriptional regulator ybbH: MKKKILNYLDGNYESFSKSFKKIADYIKYNQSIISFISINQLAIETETSPATITRFSKNLGFKGYPDFQKIFQKEVEKETSYMKGLKNSIGEAATGSNIIKDIIDTNIELLQEMDIVELEKSLDQAVEWIKNSRKLYVLGARGSYALAYYLYFMLKEFREGVELMISGASDFTDKLLYSQKEDLLFTISFHPYTNFTCQVTEFFKEHGNKVITVTDKKDSTLGNISDLVLTTKNGEKAYTFVPGIVLINALLVKLGMEDKENVMDRFDKLKEITDRFNIYIDK; the protein is encoded by the coding sequence ATGAAGAAAAAAATACTAAATTATTTGGATGGAAATTATGAAAGCTTCAGTAAAAGTTTTAAAAAAATAGCTGATTATATTAAATATAATCAAAGTATAATATCTTTTATTTCAATAAATCAATTAGCTATAGAAACTGAAACAAGTCCAGCAACAATCACAAGATTTTCAAAAAATCTTGGATTTAAAGGATATCCAGATTTTCAAAAAATATTTCAAAAAGAAGTAGAAAAAGAAACATCATATATGAAAGGTCTTAAAAATAGTATAGGAGAGGCTGCTACAGGAAGTAATATAATTAAAGATATTATAGATACTAATATAGAACTTCTTCAGGAAATGGATATAGTTGAATTAGAAAAATCTTTGGATCAAGCTGTTGAGTGGATAAAAAACAGCAGAAAATTGTATGTATTAGGAGCTAGAGGATCATATGCTCTTGCATATTATCTTTATTTTATGCTGAAAGAATTTAGAGAAGGTGTAGAATTGATGATATCAGGTGCTTCAGATTTTACAGATAAACTTCTCTATTCACAAAAAGAAGATTTATTATTTACAATATCTTTTCACCCATATACAAACTTTACTTGCCAAGTAACAGAATTTTTTAAAGAGCATGGAAATAAAGTAATAACAGTGACAGATAAAAAGGATTCTACACTGGGAAATATATCAGATCTTGTTTTAACAACAAAGAATGGGGAAAAAGCATATACTTTTGTTCCAGGTATAGTTCTGATTAATGCACTTTTAGTAAAACTTGGAATGGAAGATAAAGAAAATGTTATGGATAGATTCGATAAATTAAAGGAAATAACTGACAGATTTAATATATATATAGATAAGTAG
- the fba_2 gene encoding Fructose-bisphosphate aldolase, translating into MPYNYKELGLVNTKEMFKKANENGYAVPAFNFNNLEQVLAIMEACAEMGSPVILQCSKEVIEYLGINMIPLIAKGAVDYVKASGAEIPVALQLDHGSNFEIIRKCIDNGFSSVMFDGSHYPFAENVIKTKEIVEYAHGKNVTVEAELGVLAGVEEGKKVEKHEFTSPDEAEDFIKQTGVDSLAIAIGTSHGAHKFKPGDNPKLKLDVLAEIERRISGFPIVLHGSSAVPKQYIEMIRQYGGMIKDAVGIPDLELRKATKSTVAKINVSTDGSLAFTGALRKALAEKPEEFDLKKYLGAAREEMKVYYKTKIVDVFGSDGAYKKAII; encoded by the coding sequence ATGCCTTATAATTATAAAGAATTAGGCTTGGTAAATACTAAAGAAATGTTTAAAAAAGCTAACGAGAACGGATATGCAGTTCCAGCTTTTAATTTTAACAACTTAGAACAGGTTTTGGCAATAATGGAAGCTTGTGCAGAAATGGGGTCACCAGTAATACTTCAATGTTCAAAAGAAGTTATAGAATATTTAGGAATTAATATGATACCTTTGATTGCAAAAGGAGCAGTTGATTATGTAAAGGCATCAGGAGCAGAGATTCCAGTAGCACTGCAATTAGACCATGGTTCAAACTTTGAAATTATTAGAAAGTGTATAGATAATGGTTTTTCTTCTGTAATGTTTGATGGATCACATTATCCTTTTGCTGAAAATGTAATAAAAACTAAAGAAATTGTAGAATATGCCCATGGAAAAAATGTAACAGTAGAAGCTGAACTTGGAGTATTAGCAGGGGTAGAGGAAGGGAAAAAAGTAGAAAAACATGAATTTACCTCTCCAGATGAAGCAGAAGATTTTATTAAACAGACAGGAGTTGATTCTCTTGCAATTGCTATTGGAACTTCTCATGGAGCTCATAAATTTAAGCCAGGGGATAACCCTAAATTAAAATTGGACGTATTGGCAGAGATAGAAAGAAGAATATCAGGTTTTCCAATAGTACTTCATGGTTCTTCAGCAGTTCCAAAACAATATATTGAAATGATAAGACAATATGGAGGAATGATAAAAGATGCTGTAGGGATACCAGACTTAGAATTAAGAAAAGCTACAAAGTCAACAGTTGCAAAAATTAATGTCAGTACAGATGGTTCTCTTGCTTTTACAGGAGCATTGAGAAAAGCTTTAGCAGAAAAACCTGAAGAATTTGACTTGAAAAAATATTTAGGTGCAGCTAGGGAAGAAATGAAAGTTTACTATAAAACAAAAATTGTTGATGTATTTGGTTCCGATGGAGCATATAAAAAAGCAATAATATAA
- a CDS encoding Uncharacterized conserved protein — protein MENKVLISVAPVSAADKYIDPKKIARDVIECAKAGASMVHLHVRDKYGNLTTDLSGLKETVELIRAESDIIIQVSTGGVSNLTIKERCTPLYYDKVETCSLNVGSTNLGNAVYCNPIPEVKYCIEEIIKTGKTPEIEVFEIGHIHQTAELRKEYNMKLPILFSIVLGHPGEAPATPEALMAMVNFIPKDTIWGITHAHRKDFGIIAGALGLGAKTVRIGFEDSDYLDSETRVDTNVPLVEKVVKLLHAMDKEAMTPYEARKMLNI, from the coding sequence ATGGAAAATAAAGTATTAATTTCTGTAGCACCAGTTTCTGCTGCTGATAAATATATAGATCCAAAGAAAATAGCAAGAGATGTAATTGAATGTGCAAAGGCAGGTGCGTCAATGGTTCACCTCCATGTGCGTGATAAATATGGAAACTTAACAACAGACTTATCTGGATTAAAAGAAACAGTAGAATTGATAAGAGCTGAATCAGATATTATTATTCAAGTATCTACTGGGGGAGTATCAAATTTAACTATAAAAGAGCGTTGCACTCCCTTGTATTATGATAAAGTAGAAACTTGTTCCTTAAATGTAGGGTCTACAAATCTTGGAAATGCAGTTTATTGTAATCCTATTCCTGAGGTAAAATACTGTATAGAAGAAATTATAAAAACAGGAAAAACTCCAGAGATAGAAGTATTTGAAATAGGGCATATACATCAGACAGCTGAACTGCGTAAAGAATATAATATGAAGCTGCCGATTTTATTCAGTATTGTACTTGGACATCCAGGTGAAGCTCCTGCAACACCAGAAGCTTTGATGGCTATGGTAAATTTTATTCCAAAAGATACAATATGGGGGATTACACATGCTCATAGAAAAGATTTTGGAATTATAGCAGGAGCATTAGGATTAGGAGCAAAGACAGTACGTATAGGATTTGAAGATAGTGATTATTTGGATTCAGAAACTAGAGTAGACACTAATGTTCCATTGGTAGAAAAAGTAGTAAAACTTCTTCATGCAATGGATAAGGAAGCAATGACACCATATGAAGCAAGAAAAATGTTAAATATATAG
- a CDS encoding Uncharacterized conserved protein, contains double-stranded beta-helix domain translates to MIYRKLEELKPIPLEHCMGGEGVVMMEKLLNAPEEMLGKGRAYVRHTLNPGVSIGMHTHEKEMETMVLIAGKAKHIINGEVQHLKKGDIIGAMPGDTHSIACEGEEPLVVIAQVLYE, encoded by the coding sequence ATGATTTATAGAAAATTGGAGGAGTTAAAACCTATTCCATTGGAACATTGTATGGGAGGAGAAGGAGTTGTAATGATGGAAAAGCTTTTAAATGCTCCAGAGGAAATGCTTGGAAAAGGAAGAGCATATGTACGTCATACATTAAATCCAGGTGTCAGTATAGGAATGCATACCCATGAGAAAGAAATGGAAACAATGGTTTTAATAGCAGGAAAAGCAAAGCATATTATTAATGGAGAGGTTCAACATTTGAAAAAAGGGGATATTATAGGAGCAATGCCTGGGGATACTCATAGTATAGCTTGCGAAGGGGAAGAACCATTAGTAGTTATAGCTCAAGTATTATATGAATAA
- the lutR gene encoding L-lactate utilization operon repressor has protein sequence MKENKFMSVSLANKSVVERITDQITNAIINGELKPGDKIPTEVELCESFGVGRNSVREAIKILEAYGVLEIKRADGTYIRQEYDDKMLYPILYGIILQKDSKEQIVELRKVIDVGIFQEAIKRMTEEDFKQLEEELLRMEEKINKKIPSPQEMFEADVKFHAVIVEILDNRLLESIGYYIDKITKSSRIVANEYILEHGHQDDFISLHREIIEIFRKKQTEKISEIIEKHYKYWEK, from the coding sequence ATGAAAGAAAATAAATTTATGTCAGTTTCATTGGCTAATAAGTCAGTTGTGGAACGAATAACAGATCAAATTACAAATGCAATTATTAATGGAGAATTAAAACCAGGGGATAAAATTCCAACTGAAGTGGAATTATGTGAATCATTTGGTGTAGGAAGAAATTCTGTTCGGGAAGCAATAAAGATTTTGGAAGCCTATGGAGTTTTAGAAATTAAACGTGCAGATGGAACATATATACGCCAAGAGTATGATGATAAAATGCTGTATCCAATACTATATGGAATTATTCTGCAAAAAGATTCTAAAGAGCAAATAGTGGAATTGAGAAAAGTAATTGATGTAGGAATTTTTCAAGAAGCTATAAAAAGAATGACAGAGGAAGATTTTAAGCAGCTGGAAGAGGAATTGCTAAGAATGGAAGAAAAAATTAATAAAAAAATTCCATCACCGCAGGAAATGTTTGAGGCTGATGTAAAATTTCATGCAGTTATTGTGGAAATTTTAGATAATCGTCTTTTAGAAAGTATTGGATATTATATAGATAAAATCACAAAATCAAGTCGTATAGTTGCAAATGAATATATTTTGGAACATGGACATCAAGATGATTTTATATCACTCCATAGAGAGATAATTGAAATATTCAGAAAGAAACAAACTGAAAAAATCAGTGAAATTATTGAAAAGCACTATAAATATTGGGAAAAATAG
- the siaT_6 gene encoding Neu5Ac permease, with protein sequence MASAILFISLAVFIFLNIPISISLGLSSALTLVATGSPLGVIPSMMQATVQKFSLLTIPLFVLAGVLMDKGGISKRLINLADSMMGPIHGGLGYVAVISALFFAAISGSGTATVAAMGSILIPAMVKQGYDKGFSSALSAISGSLGTVIPPSITFIIYGMITGQSISDLFLSGIVPGIIFASILCLTVFIYSKKYGWKGDKPKATKKEIMKIFWGTLPGFLSPVIVLGGIYSGFFTPTEAAAVAVIYSFVVGKFIYKELTFEALRETLFSTAKTTGIILLIIMNAGIFSWILTQQGIATQLTEMAIGFTTNKYVMLLIINVVFLLAGCVMDNTSALYIIVPIILPIAKALDINLVHLGVILVLNLSIGQVTPPVGPNLYVAADIGKVKFEVICRKMVPLLIMSLVALLIITFVPWLTTCLI encoded by the coding sequence ATGGCATCAGCAATATTATTTATATCATTAGCAGTTTTTATATTTTTAAATATTCCTATTTCTATTTCTTTAGGATTATCAAGTGCCTTGACTCTTGTAGCAACAGGATCACCATTGGGTGTAATTCCTTCAATGATGCAGGCAACTGTACAGAAATTTTCTTTACTGACAATTCCATTATTTGTACTGGCAGGAGTATTGATGGATAAGGGAGGAATTTCAAAAAGACTTATTAATCTGGCGGACAGTATGATGGGGCCTATTCATGGGGGACTTGGGTATGTAGCAGTTATAAGTGCTTTATTCTTTGCAGCAATATCAGGATCAGGAACAGCTACAGTGGCAGCAATGGGATCTATATTGATACCAGCAATGGTAAAGCAAGGATATGATAAAGGATTTTCCAGTGCACTATCTGCAATATCAGGTTCATTGGGAACTGTCATTCCTCCAAGCATTACTTTCATCATATATGGAATGATTACAGGACAATCTATTAGCGATTTGTTCCTTTCTGGAATTGTTCCGGGAATCATATTTGCAAGTATCCTCTGTTTGACTGTGTTTATCTACTCTAAAAAGTATGGATGGAAAGGAGATAAACCTAAAGCAACTAAAAAAGAAATAATGAAAATTTTTTGGGGAACACTTCCGGGATTCTTGAGTCCAGTTATAGTGTTAGGGGGGATTTATTCAGGATTCTTTACACCAACAGAAGCAGCAGCAGTGGCTGTAATATACAGTTTTGTTGTAGGAAAATTTATATATAAAGAACTGACTTTTGAAGCTTTAAGAGAAACATTATTCAGTACAGCAAAAACTACAGGAATTATTTTATTAATTATTATGAATGCAGGAATTTTTTCATGGATATTGACACAACAAGGAATTGCAACTCAGTTGACAGAGATGGCAATTGGATTTACTACAAATAAGTATGTAATGTTATTGATAATCAATGTTGTATTTTTATTAGCAGGATGTGTTATGGATAACACAAGTGCCCTTTATATCATTGTTCCAATTATTCTTCCAATAGCAAAAGCATTGGATATAAATTTAGTTCATTTAGGAGTAATTTTAGTATTAAACCTTTCAATAGGGCAAGTTACACCTCCAGTAGGACCAAACCTTTATGTCGCGGCTGATATAGGTAAAGTCAAATTTGAAGTGATTTGTCGTAAAATGGTTCCATTACTGATAATGTCTTTAGTAGCACTTTTAATTATTACATTTGTTCCTTGGCTGACAACATGTTTAATATAA
- a CDS encoding TRAP-type C4-dicarboxylate transport system, small permease component, whose amino-acid sequence MSKSQGFLKEFWDNFEEYLCSIALVVMAVVTFMNVFSRKITWFNMSFSQELVTTMFVWVCCLAAASAFKTDSHMGFAYITDKFRGNTRVIHAWFRLAVCCANYGIWVIWGTVMVYRQYKYGLLTGVLEMPSWLIGLAIPLSAVFSIIRMIQYELAINKDPEEQAKRKGE is encoded by the coding sequence ATGAGTAAATCACAAGGTTTCTTAAAAGAATTTTGGGATAATTTCGAAGAATATTTATGTTCCATAGCTCTGGTAGTAATGGCAGTGGTAACATTTATGAATGTATTTTCACGTAAAATTACTTGGTTTAATATGTCATTTAGTCAAGAATTAGTAACAACAATGTTTGTATGGGTATGCTGTTTAGCAGCAGCAAGTGCTTTTAAAACAGATTCTCATATGGGATTTGCATACATAACAGATAAATTTAGAGGAAATACAAGAGTAATACATGCATGGTTTCGTCTGGCTGTATGTTGTGCAAATTATGGAATTTGGGTTATTTGGGGAACTGTCATGGTATATAGACAATATAAATATGGATTACTTACTGGAGTTTTAGAAATGCCAAGCTGGTTGATAGGTTTAGCAATTCCGTTATCAGCTGTATTTTCTATCATTAGGATGATTCAATATGAATTGGCTATAAATAAAGATCCTGAAGAACAGGCTAAAAGAAAGGGGGAATAA
- the siaP_1 gene encoding Neu5Ac-binding protein, producing MFKEKLTKIFSITVTGIMLFTLAGCGDNSQNEKIIIRMTHTQQPESISDLTAKKFQKYVDEKSNGRIRVEVYQNCGLSGGDLTKAIELVQAGNIDIHACAPANIANYNPKFYAFWLPFLFDSTEDLVRFVNSDRAKTEINKWCNDLEMTMLGINNAGSRQISSNKEIHSPEDLKGMNIRVPGANVFIDLYRDYFKANPTAMDFSEVYTSLQQRTIDGQENPIAVFNSSKFAEVQSNVLLWDGVRDTNIWVISNKTLAKLSPEDVKIIKESAAEALQWGNDYLAANESSIIENLEKNGTKFARLTDEEREKFKEACAGIFVKYVDVVGQDVINLFQGK from the coding sequence ATGTTTAAAGAAAAATTAACAAAGATTTTCTCAATAACAGTAACAGGAATAATGCTCTTTACTTTAGCAGGATGTGGTGATAATTCTCAGAATGAAAAAATAATCATCCGTATGACTCATACACAACAACCAGAATCTATCAGTGATTTAACAGCAAAAAAATTTCAGAAATATGTGGATGAAAAATCTAATGGGAGAATACGGGTTGAAGTTTATCAGAATTGTGGGTTATCTGGAGGAGATTTAACAAAAGCAATAGAGCTAGTCCAAGCAGGGAATATAGATATCCATGCTTGTGCTCCAGCAAATATAGCAAATTATAATCCTAAATTCTATGCATTCTGGCTTCCATTTTTATTTGATTCAACTGAAGATTTAGTCAGATTTGTTAATAGTGATAGAGCTAAAACTGAAATCAATAAATGGTGCAATGATTTGGAAATGACAATGCTTGGAATAAATAATGCTGGGTCTAGACAGATTTCAAGTAACAAAGAAATACATTCACCTGAAGATTTGAAAGGAATGAATATTCGTGTTCCAGGAGCAAATGTGTTTATAGATCTTTACAGGGATTATTTTAAAGCAAATCCTACTGCTATGGATTTCTCGGAAGTATATACTTCACTTCAACAGAGAACTATTGATGGACAGGAAAATCCAATTGCAGTTTTTAATTCTTCTAAATTTGCAGAAGTACAATCTAATGTTTTGCTTTGGGATGGAGTTCGTGATACAAATATTTGGGTAATAAGCAATAAGACATTGGCAAAATTATCCCCTGAAGATGTAAAAATTATTAAAGAAAGTGCAGCAGAGGCTCTTCAATGGGGAAATGATTACCTTGCAGCAAATGAATCTTCAATTATTGAAAACTTAGAAAAAAATGGAACAAAATTTGCAAGATTGACAGATGAGGAAAGAGAGAAATTTAAAGAAGCATGTGCAGGAATTTTTGTTAAATATGTAGATGTAGTAGGACAGGATGTTATCAATCTGTTTCAGGGCAAATAA
- a CDS encoding Asp/Glu/Hydantoin racemase, with product MKVALVYTSTTPELIELVEKEVGRALPEGTEILSYQDPSILADVRTAGYVTPAPAARLIGMYMEAVSAGADAILNICSSVGEVADSAQDVARYTGIPIVRIDEEMCRDAVRNGNKIVVMATLPTTLEPTKNTIKRVAREMNKHVELIDCLVDGAFGLDQEQFKALMTEYAGKVAEKADVILFAQGSMAYCEDIIREKYGKMVASSPRYGALALRDALIAKGMVK from the coding sequence ATGAAAGTAGCATTAGTTTATACAAGTACAACACCAGAATTAATAGAATTAGTAGAAAAAGAAGTAGGGAGAGCACTTCCAGAAGGAACAGAAATTTTATCATATCAAGATCCAAGCATACTTGCAGATGTAAGAACAGCTGGCTATGTAACTCCAGCACCAGCAGCTCGTTTGATAGGAATGTATATGGAGGCTGTAAGTGCAGGGGCAGACGCAATTTTAAATATTTGCTCTTCAGTGGGAGAAGTAGCAGATTCTGCACAGGATGTTGCTAGATATACAGGAATTCCAATTGTAAGAATAGACGAAGAAATGTGCAGAGATGCAGTTAGAAATGGAAATAAGATTGTAGTTATGGCAACACTTCCCACAACTCTTGAACCAACAAAGAATACTATAAAACGTGTAGCTAGAGAAATGAATAAACATGTTGAATTAATAGATTGCTTAGTAGATGGAGCATTTGGATTAGATCAAGAACAATTTAAAGCATTGATGACAGAATATGCAGGGAAAGTGGCAGAGAAAGCAGATGTAATATTATTTGCACAAGGTTCTATGGCATATTGTGAGGATATAATCAGAGAAAAATATGGAAAAATGGTTGCATCAAGTCCTAGATATGGAGCTCTAGCATTAAGAGATGCTTTGATAGCAAAAGGAATGGTAAAATAG
- a CDS encoding NfeD-like C-terminal, partner-binding, whose protein sequence is MAVYWLVGAVFFAVVELIVPGLISIWFALAAAITIFFSMAVDSVLYQGYFFVILSAVLLASTRKFSKKMLERKDGSVDRITGSIVEVKGIAPNGNYEIYFDGKHWVGKSDEELEIGDKVKILRIEGIKLVLEKVKYRSGNE, encoded by the coding sequence ATGGCAGTATATTGGCTGGTAGGAGCAGTATTTTTTGCAGTGGTGGAACTTATAGTTCCTGGACTTATTTCTATTTGGTTTGCTTTGGCAGCAGCTATTACTATTTTCTTTTCTATGGCAGTAGATAGTGTATTGTATCAAGGATATTTCTTTGTGATATTGTCAGCCGTACTTCTTGCATCAACTAGAAAATTTTCTAAGAAGATGCTTGAAAGAAAAGATGGCAGTGTAGACAGGATAACTGGGAGCATTGTTGAAGTAAAAGGGATTGCTCCAAATGGGAATTATGAAATTTATTTTGATGGAAAACATTGGGTAGGAAAATCTGATGAAGAATTAGAAATTGGAGATAAAGTCAAAATTTTGAGAATAGAAGGGATAAAGCTTGTTCTTGAAAAAGTTAAATACAGAAGTGGGAATGAATAA
- the nadE gene encoding NH(3)-dependent NAD(+) synthetase, protein MEKLNIDLNVLEETLVNFLKEEVGKVGFSKVVLGLSGGIDSALVAFLAAKAFGPENVLGIMMPYKTSSKESVEHAELVIKALGIRSKKIEITPMVEAYFNLEQDMDSLRKGNKMARERMSILFDHSAKERALVLGTSNKTEIMLGYSTQFGDSASAVNPIGDLYKTHVWNLSRHMGVPRELVEKKPSADLWEGQTDEQELGFSYKMADEILYRLIDERMTSEEIIREGFSKDTVEKIIKKIKLSQYKRKLPTIAKVSKRTMGMEFRYPRDWGV, encoded by the coding sequence ATGGAAAAGCTAAATATAGACTTGAATGTTTTAGAAGAAACATTAGTGAATTTTTTGAAGGAAGAGGTAGGAAAAGTAGGATTTAGCAAAGTGGTGCTGGGATTATCTGGAGGGATAGATTCAGCTCTTGTAGCTTTTCTTGCAGCTAAAGCATTTGGTCCTGAAAATGTCTTGGGGATAATGATGCCATATAAGACTTCAAGCAAGGAAAGTGTTGAACATGCAGAACTTGTAATAAAAGCTCTAGGAATAAGAAGTAAAAAAATAGAGATAACACCAATGGTAGAAGCTTATTTCAATTTAGAACAGGATATGGATAGCCTTAGAAAAGGAAATAAAATGGCAAGAGAAAGAATGTCTATACTTTTTGATCATTCAGCTAAAGAAAGAGCTTTAGTACTTGGAACTTCTAATAAAACTGAAATAATGTTGGGATATAGTACTCAATTTGGAGATTCAGCTTCAGCTGTAAATCCAATAGGTGACTTATACAAAACTCATGTATGGAATTTATCAAGGCATATGGGAGTACCTAGAGAACTTGTTGAAAAAAAACCAAGTGCTGATTTATGGGAAGGACAGACAGATGAACAGGAACTTGGATTTTCTTATAAAATGGCAGATGAAATATTATATAGACTTATAGATGAAAGAATGACTTCAGAAGAGATAATCAGAGAGGGATTCTCAAAAGATACTGTAGAAAAAATAATAAAAAAAATAAAACTTTCACAATATAAAAGAAAACTACCAACAATAGCTAAGGTGTCAAAAAGAACTATGGGAATGGAATTTAGATATCCTAGAGATTGGGGAGTATAG
- the rbgA_1 gene encoding Ribosome biogenesis GTPase A: MKAKGLRKVNTRLMVVGIPNVGKSRLINRIVGKSSAGVGNKPGFTRGKQWVRIKEGLELLDTPGILWPKFESDEVGQNLAITGAIRDEILPIEDISCILISKMIKYGLWDILKERYKLLDEDKSEVIGEILEKIALRNKMFNKGENLNIQQAAYTVLRDYRNCRLGKFGLDK; this comes from the coding sequence ATGAAAGCTAAAGGTTTAAGAAAAGTAAATACAAGATTGATGGTTGTAGGTATACCAAACGTAGGAAAATCAAGACTTATCAATAGAATTGTAGGAAAAAGTAGTGCTGGAGTAGGAAATAAACCAGGATTTACTAGAGGGAAACAATGGGTAAGAATAAAAGAGGGATTGGAACTGTTGGATACACCAGGAATTTTATGGCCAAAATTTGAAAGTGATGAAGTTGGACAAAATCTGGCAATAACTGGAGCTATTAGAGATGAAATACTTCCAATAGAAGATATTTCTTGTATTTTGATTTCAAAAATGATTAAATATGGATTATGGGATATTCTAAAAGAGAGATATAAACTTTTAGATGAGGATAAAAGTGAAGTCATAGGAGAAATTCTTGAAAAGATAGCACTTAGAAATAAAATGTTTAATAAAGGAGAAAATCTCAATATCCAACAGGCAGCTTATACAGTCCTTAGAGATTACAGAAATTGCAGATTAGGTAAATTTGGTTTGGATAAGTAA
- the rbgA_2 gene encoding Ribosome biogenesis GTPase A, whose product MSMTKINWYPGHMKKTKDLIKENMQLIDIVLEVVDARIPLSSKNPDITVFAKNKKRVIVLNKSDLVEKSEILYWKKYFKENNMADEVLEISAETGFNIRALYSIIDKVSAEKKKK is encoded by the coding sequence ATGTCAATGACAAAAATAAATTGGTATCCAGGTCATATGAAAAAAACAAAAGATCTGATAAAAGAAAACATGCAGCTGATAGATATAGTTCTAGAGGTAGTAGATGCAAGAATACCTCTATCCAGCAAAAATCCTGATATTACAGTTTTTGCTAAAAATAAAAAAAGAGTTATAGTTTTAAATAAATCTGATCTTGTAGAGAAGTCAGAAATATTGTACTGGAAAAAATATTTCAAAGAAAATAATATGGCTGATGAAGTTCTTGAAATAAGTGCAGAAACTGGATTTAACATAAGGGCTCTTTATTCTATTATAGATAAAGTATCTGCTGAAAAAAAGAAAAAATGA
- the rsmI gene encoding Ribosomal RNA small subunit methyltransferase I, with amino-acid sequence MLYIVATPIGNLEDMTFRAVRTLKEVNYIFAEDTRVTRKLLNHYEIENTVYRYDEHTKMHQIANIINLLKEGKDIALVTDAGTPCISDPGYELVDAAHNEGIRVVPIPGASALTAAASAAGITMRRFCFEGFLPKKKGRQTLLKALADEERTIVIYESPFRIEKTLRDIEQFMGVKEVVIIREITKIYEEILRGTTTELIEKLAKNPIKGEIVLLIKGQED; translated from the coding sequence AAAAGAGGTAAATTATATCTTTGCTGAAGATACAAGGGTTACAAGAAAGCTTTTAAATCATTATGAAATAGAAAATACAGTGTATAGATATGATGAACATACAAAGATGCATCAAATTGCAAATATAATAAATCTTTTAAAAGAAGGAAAAGATATTGCATTGGTAACAGATGCAGGAACACCATGTATATCAGATCCCGGATATGAGTTGGTAGATGCTGCTCATAATGAAGGAATAAGAGTTGTACCAATACCTGGAGCAAGTGCTTTAACAGCAGCAGCTTCAGCAGCTGGAATAACTATGAGAAGATTTTGTTTTGAAGGATTTCTTCCTAAGAAAAAAGGAAGACAGACACTTTTAAAAGCTTTGGCTGATGAAGAAAGAACAATAGTAATATACGAATCACCTTTTAGAATAGAAAAAACTTTAAGGGATATAGAACAGTTTATGGGAGTAAAAGAAGTAGTAATTATTAGAGAAATTACAAAAATATATGAAGAAATATTGAGAGGAACAACTACAGAGCTTATAGAAAAACTTGCTAAGAATCCAATAAAAGGTGAGATAGTTCTTCTTATCAAGGGGCAAGAAGATTAA